The genomic region tacaattaagtTTATAGGATAGGATAATCGTCCGGATGATCGGTGCAATGAGATATTTAACTTGATTTATCATAAGCATCCGATCGATTGCgtttaaatttatcgattgtataaatttatcgCATAGTTTCTTTCCATCATGttcgcgtgtatatatataatatatatatatattttttttttgtatatcgtttctttatatatcttttctctttattattttccttcttaaaCCTGtcatttttgattttctgtttgtttgtgGCTGCTTTTACTTCCGTATGCATGAAGAGATATGTATGTTAacatatgcatgtgtatatatgtatgttgttgtacgtatgtatgtatatatatgtatgtaaatataacaGATATATCTCTCGTTGGCTCTCGCCTCTCATTGTCTCTGCTCGTagctccttttctctctctctctctctctctctctctctctctctctttctctcccactctttcacgcgttctctcactcactctctctctctctctccctccctcgaCCTTTAGCTCGAGTGGATCTTTCTCTtagatcatttattattattatttttttcgagcCTTTTTCATCAAATCATTTTtccaatcatttttctttttttttctttttttttctctttttttcttttttttttcttttttttcttttttttctttttttttttttgatcaattTGCCATTTAGAATACGTTTTATCATTGATTgaatttattcgaatgaaaaagttaTGGATACTTATCAATTATCtcgaaatatagatataataattaaacgacatattaataacaataatagacTCATTagaaatctattattattattattattaattattattttaaaacagTGAGACGACGATGCCCcgtgataaataaatgttctCACGAACTTGATccatttgttttcctttctttcgttttgcgATAAAAATCCATGGacgatgttgttgttgttgttgttgttgttgttgtttttattgggttaattaattcttcatCGATCTTTACAAATCACCATCGGGCTGTAGGTCGAAGCGTGGCGGGAATGCGGAACCATCGAACTGGGGCTTGAACGCAGGTCGGTGTGGCTGTAAAaagtcaaaaaagaaagataatacagataaaaaTGGAGAGtgtgtaaaattaaatatcaaaattaaatatcaattaaaaagttCATGACTTTTATCgtaagtcttttttttttttttgcactaTTTCGAAAGAGAAGTATACATATGGCACGTAGCTCTGTGCAGTTTTGTGTTCTCCTTTCGAATATAACTatgattttctaattaattaattaattgactaTGGCAGAGCACtcaaaacaacaaaaaattcaacgaattCAAATCTTATCACAAGGGATGTCCTATCTCCCTCTTATAATACATCATTATAACGactatgtattatttaacaattattattattattattattattattattattattattattattattgtgtgtTACTAAGACTATGAACACGGACACATTGAAAACttggatataatttaattttcttgcactgtctaatatataaaaaaaaatatcttttgatcTATACCttttaaagagagagggggggggagagagagagacacttataacagattattataatcatcatgTCTTTGAAAATTGGATGAGTCCAGGGATGAATTAATAACGAAGttaataacgaagaaataagCTATTTGACGAAAACTTTTGAGACATAGGATGATATAAGGACAACGAGAAATTAAGGGTGGtagtttctttcttgttcgttGGAATAGATACTCGTTTTGAAAGCAAATCAAAAGAGagacgtttattttttttctccttttatgatttcttttcttcaactGACTTACATGGACCAGCAACGCAGTGTTTTTACTCCATCGCGGAGGGCGCCGCCTTGCGGGCCTTCTGTTGCGGCTATACAGGGACAcagaatgaaagatatattttctatcagaTGATTTAAGAAAATTGGGACACCtaaccgagagagagagagagagagagagagagagaaactatggaaagttttttttctttttcttatctaaagCTATAGAAATGAAATGTGTTTTGAgacgatgaaaaaattaaagaggagaaaaaattcCTTACCGCTGGGCTCAATCCACGTGCGGCACTTCCCCCACGGCCTTTAGTGCGGAATTTGGTAATAGCTTGTTCAGCCAAGTCGGCTCTCTCTTCGGCCTCCTCAAGCTCTTGCTGAGCCTTACGGAACTTGGCAAGATTCAATGCAGCGATCTCTTCTGCCTCCTCGATCTGTCTCTTGTATGTCTTGATCTTCTGCTGAAGTTTGTCGACTAGGTCTTGCATGCGTTCGTGATTCTTACGATCCTCATCAGCCTAGAATATAAGAAATCACGtaaatatcgttgaaaaataatcagtttaaaataatttataattaaacaagCCAAAAGGTAGATCTAATGATCTATCGGCAATTACCTGGAAGCTAAGTTCCTTAATGCGTCGTTCAGACTTGCGAAGGTTCTTCTGAGCGTCAGCGTGTCTCCTTTGTTCACCATCAAGTTCATTCTCCAATTCACGTACGCGTTGTTCCAACTTTTGTATTGCTTTCTTGCCTCCCTTCAAAGCATTCGCCTCGGCTTCATCAAGACGAACTTGGAGTTCTTTGATCTGTGTCTCAAGAGCCTTGCGAAGTTTCTCTTGCGTTTGAGCATGATCTTGTTCAGCTCGGAGTTCGTCAGCCAATCGTGCAGCATCGACCATTGCCTTCTTAGCTTTCTCTTCGGAGTTCTTGGCTTCGTTTAGAAGCTCGTCGAGATCAGACTGAGATAGAAGAGACAATTTTAGTattgaaaatcaaatatatatgtataatcgatatattttatataaattagataGCTTATGATTAAAAGAGAAGTATCTTTTTAACTTACATGGAGGGTCTGCAATTCGGCTTCGAGTTTCCTCTTGGCAGCAGAGATGGAAGCATTCTGAGCACTGAGGTCGTTCAATTGTTCGTGACAATCTGCTAATTCTTGTTCGGCCTGTCTACGACCACGATCGGCTTGTTCCAAAAGCGTACGGCTTTCTTCAAGTTCATTTTGAAGTGCATTAGCACGACGCTCAGATATACCAAGAAGTTCTCTTGCTTCGTCGCGTGCTCGTTGTTCCTCTTCCAGAGCGGTCTGTACATCCTTCAATTGTTGCTGATATCtcttaatattcttttgaGCTTCGGCATTGGCTTTGTTTGCGTGATCCAAAGCTATTTCTAATTCGTTAATATCAGcttccaatttctttttcatacgaAGTGCCTCGGCTTTGCCCTAAAGTGAACATTTCGATCAGGAATTGTTGTTaacaatctttttctttttttaaagcttTCATTTAGAATTTCCATTTACGTACCTTGGCTTCTGCTTCGAGAGAAGCTTGCATCGAGTCAAGAGCTCGTTGATGATTCTTCCTTGTGTTCTCAaattcttcctccttctcttggATACGACGATCGATCTCTTGTCTAACTTGGCTCAATTCCAGCTGGCTTCTGAGtactttgttttcttcttgttccaAAGCTGCTTCAGCTTCCTCCAATGCTGCCTGGAGTTCATCCTTCTCCGCCTCCAAACGCTTTCTAGCCTTCTCGATCTCATGAATGTTACGTCCACCTTCGCCTATTTGATCCAAAAGATCTTTCACCTCGTCGGCGAGATTCTTGTTCTCACGACGCACAGCTTCCAATTGTTCTTGACTTTCCTCATAGGCACCTGATTAGGATACAAACGACGCGggtgttaaatatattttatgaaattctctcgaaagaaaaacttacCTCTGAGCCTGAAGAGCTCGGTACTGTAATTACGGCATTCCTTTTGACTGGCATCCAGTTCAGCGGCAAGATCGTCAACTTTGAGCTTCCATTCGCCAATGATCTTGTCGAATgccttctgtttcttttcagCGGCATTGGCAATAGCAGTGGCACGATCGACCTCGATTTGAAGATCCTCGACTTCGGTCGAAAGCCTCTGTTTCGTCTTTTCCAGAGCAATGACCTTTTGGTTGAGGGATTCGATCGTTTCCTCGGCTTCAGCAAGTCGAGCCTGAAGCTTTCGTTTGGCCTCTTCGAGTTCCTCAGCCCTGGCTACTCCTTCGGATTCGTATTTCGTACGCCACAGTTGAGCCTCGGCGTTAGCCTTGCTCAATTGTCTTTGGAGATCTGCTTTGCCTTCGGCTTCTTCCTCAACTTGCTCGCGAATATTGTCCAAGTCGTGTTCCAAATTACGGAATTTACCAAGAAGCGTGGCACGTTCCCTTGATTCCTCGTCAGCAAGCCTCTTCGTATCTTCCAATTGTGTCGTCAACGAGATCTTGATCTTCGACAATTGGCTAACCTGGGACTCGGCTTCCTCCAATTGGCGCAACAAGTCACTGTTCTCGATCGACAACTTCTTCTTCGCTGCATCGAAGTCGTTCAACGTACGATTAACTTCTTCCAACTTGCCTTGGGTTTCGTTCAATTGATGTTGCAAttgttttacaattttttcttgGGCGGCCTGTTAGAAAATTTCGACATTCATATTAGTTTCAttaaatgctttttttttttttttcaattttaacaaTGACTCATAAGCAAGAAGCAAGCAATGTAACGCAGAAACAAGCGAGAAATGCATAAGTTCCCTTATTAAATGTAACTCACTCGAATTGGAAAAATTCTCAAATGGCATCAATCCTAAGGTATTCCCCCTCTTTCATATTCCATTATCCTTGTAGTAGTAAGCTGCTTGGCAAAGCTGTTAGTTGCGTTAGTGCGCATTTATGCGCCAGGAAATATTATTTGGGATATAAGGGTCCTTACCTTTTCATTGCTGAGGTGGTCAACCGTAGCACGAAGGTCGTTCAACTCGCTGAAGTATtgaaccttttctttttcggtcCTGTTTGATTATGGAAAACAttggaaaaagaggaggattaagttaataatattataaacgagaaagaaaatataagaaacagTTCACAacaaaattctctctttcatatcaTTAAGGACAAATATGTTTGTTCATCGTGCAGCGAAGATGATTCAAGGGTAATAATACATGTAACATTCCCTATTTCACTTTGgaattctgaaaaaaaaatacgagaaacaaaaaaggaaaaacctCGTGGACAGCATTCGCAagacattactttttttcttttttttttttttttttttttttttttgttcaaatatACCTTCTCCCTAGAAACTTGATCCGTCGCGGCGCGAGAATTATTCAGCTCGCCGTGGATGTCATGACGGCCCTTTTCGGCCCTATCAAAAACTTCAAATTACTCTTTTGCTaacaataatttgtttattttaaaggaaaaaaatgttgaaaagttTCTAAACGTCTATTAATATACCAGAAGAGCCTTGCAAGtatgtatctcttttttttttttttttcgattaaattttaacatcatttaaataatgaaatacataATTGTTATTCTTACCTAGCCTTCAACTTGTTAAGCGTATCGATTTGTTCTCCCATTTCAGCAACGGCATCATTATGTTTCTTGCGCAAGCTAGCAAGAGAAGCTTCATGTTGAATATTAGCTTCCTCGAGATCTCTCCTTAACTTGCTAAGTTCAGCCTCTCTCTTCTTGTTCAATTCGATTTGAGCAGAGGTAGCACCACCAGCTTCCTCGAGACGCTCACCAAGTTCTTCCAATTCTCGTGCAAGATCGCTACGTTGTTTCTCAGCTTTGCCACGAGCTCCGCGTTCTGCTTCGATCTTTAAAGTAACAagattttataatcgatagGATTATTTTCCAGAAAATACGATTTTCATGATATAAAACTTTTAGGGTTCCTACCTCTTCCTCGAGTTCTTCGATTCTCGCTTGGAGTTCCTTAATCTGTTTCTGAAGTTTGCCTACTAACGATTGTTCATCTTCCAATTTGGCAGTAAGCGACGAGAGTTCCTTGTCTTTGCGTTGAATAGTTTGTTCCAATTCCTTCTTGTTCCTTTCCAAATCGGCTACAGCTTCTTGGGTCAATTTCAAGTCACCTTCCAcctttctctttgctttctcAACGTCGGCGCtgatacataattaaataattaactaaGATTCGTTCCCTTgattttagagagagagagagagagagagagagagaaagaaaagaaaacaatttcaaaGTGAAATATCTCTCACCGAGATTTCTTTTCACGTTCCAAGGAATCCTCAAGCTCGTCAAGAGTATGCTCGAGTTTGATCTTAACTTTGTTAAGGTGATTGACTTTGTCCTCGGCAGCTTGAAGTTCCTCACCCGTCTTCTGATTGATCTCACCCTggttcttcttctccttattcaatttattaatcaattcatCTTGATGAGCAATCTCGTCGTTCAAGTTACGAATTTGATGATCCTTCGTAGCCTTGTCTTGTTCAGATTTTTGAAGATTCAATTCTAAATCCTCGATATCTTTCTTCAAACCAGCTACTTCTTGCtcgagtttctttttattctggAATAGATTGTTCCTagcatcttcttcttccttgaaTCTGTCGTTAAGATcctaagaaaatataatagatataaatccAATTAGAAAATGATAACGATCTTTCAATCGCACAGACATAGTCGTTAATAATTCACCTATATTCATCGTTAATTGTCATACTTCTTTCTAAAATTTTCTAGTAATATCCTCAGTTATTCAAAGTTACGACATGATGGCCTCTAAGAGTGCTAATTATTTCATTGGATTCATCAGCCAGCGCATACGTCGTGACGTGTCATGGCATGATGAGTTACCTAACGTTAGGTAACGTTTGAATTAATcgacagagacagaaaatgaagaaaaagagaaggggatTATTTTGGCATGATCTACCATCTCTCGACATCCATCATCGTGCAACTTACTACGAAGTTGGGATAGAAGAGGATGCCAAGTGCAGTTTTGAGTGGAAAAAACTTTGAAAGTGgtgtaagaaagaagaagaagaagaagaagaagaaggagaagccGAAGAAGAGGATGATATGAAGGAGCAACGATGACGAGGATAACGATGATGAAGATGAGTTGCTAAATGACGCATACACTACACACCTAATCCAAAGTATAAATACCCTACACCTGTTATCCTCCTTCGTTTTCTCGTCTCCTCCAGCACGTAGGTGCCACGCCCTCTTTTAATAACCTGGAATCTGGGATCGTTGGATCTAAATTTGGAGCAGGAGGAAGTCGGGAGGGTGAAATACTctctcagagagagagagagagagacgtttctccctccttctccgtcctacgtttctttcatttctccctctttcttccattttccttcttcctgcCCGTAAATGGAGTCTCTTACATATTCAATCATGACACGAATGAACTCTCTATTAAGAAAATCCACATTTTACATACTACTTTGAggatcgattaattatcaaccggaataattaatttcactcGGTTTCGTCgagatgattaataataatcaagataAGTTTTTCACTTGAATTGaatcataatgataaaattaaaattttgagaggaaaaagtttaaagaagaaagtatGAAGAATCCAAAGAGTTGAGGAAAAAAAGtcttcgataaaaatagatcGAGTTGTGGAATGCTGGAATGGGTTGTACGAAGAAGCTCGGtcataaaatttcttcttttgcgtTTTAACTGAACCATTCCAGAGGTAAGGAAAACATCTGTTTTTCTAAAAAGTTATTACagcgatttttttcttcttttttttttcgtttccttttttttttctctcgagtaAGTCGAACCGATCTTATTTCCATCTcccccatttctttttctgtgtCTCTTTTTCTGCCTACATCTctcacttttccttttttctccattaCTTACAACGTCGACGTACGCGCACGTGTCCGATTATAACCCGTGAGAATAATTTTAGAATACGCATATAAATGACCGAATAAGAGTCGATGTAATCGGATGACTTGgaccaaaagaaaaatggccGTCTACTGAAAGCTCCAAAAATGCGGAGGATGCGTCTGACTAATGGCATAACTCCTCTACTTATTACCACCACCTACTGATCTAAACTCATAATCGTCAGAAGAGACGTTTCTTTGGCTTTCTCgcttctttcgaaattttatcttttcctgctttttctacgtttatatttaaatgaattttccaaaaattttCAGAATGACGCCTTCCTAATTGACAGCTTACGATCTTCTACCGATCAATAATATACCTACGGTTCATCTTATCGGTCCAAATATTATCTTTGGctagatttttctttaaattactttttcaaaaaaacCTTGAGGATCTGTCGTCTGACTAATGGCTTAGCTCTTCTACTGATTAATTCCTACAACAACCTTATCGGTAAGATTTTTCTGATTCCAAATGTTATATCTtctattagatttttatttaacttgctatttccaaattttctcgatttaaaaattttaaatcgcAAAATTCGCAAAGATTGCTTTGATTACGAATATTAtcctgataaaaattattataataatcgtagaaataaatcgtacgaaaaattattaattaaagtaaaatagataatattgaaaaaaaaaagaagagaaagaaagagaaaagaaaagaaacttacTTGAAGCTGAGATTCCATATCAGCTTTTTGCGCAGCAAGTTTCAAGGACTTCTCCATGTATTCCGAAAGTGAACCCTTTTCACCATCCAATTGCCGTTGCAAGGCATTCTTTTCTGTGGTAAGTTTCGCGTTTTGTTCCTCAAGTTCCTTACGaagtttttcttccttttcaaagGCTTCTTGTGCTTTCTTTGCCTTCTCCTCGAGTGCCTGCAATTGTAATTCACCGTCTAGTCGTTCGCcatttattaaagttttaGTGTTCTCCATAAGCACAGTATcgcccattttttttttaaataataatattactttatatcacacacacagatatgggagaaagataaaaaaaaaaaaaaaaaaaaaaaagaaagaaagagacgaaaaaagaaaagaaaagaaaacccgaaggaaaaggaaaaaacaattattcggaaatatcgtaaagaaaagaaatatcttttctgATCGAATTATATTCGTTTTCGTTCTTAAAAGAATCTTCAATTAAAAGAATCTTCAATTTCGAAAAGGTCGGAACGAGTTCGCGTATCCAACTGGATTCTCGTTTACCCGATGCTCAACTTTTCTACCCAAAATCCCCCTCGTATCCATTTGGCTTCGCTTCTCaaggaagagaacgagaacCATCCCCACCACCACTCCAGTGGTGTAtcttcgtataaaaatatttagaacgGATCTCCTCCAATGATGGTAGTAGGGATAGGgtagaaaagagagcgagcgagtgaacgagagagaacgaaatcgACAAAATTAGAAACGGCGGCGTTCCCCGGAAGGGCTACAGCAATGTCTTCCAGAATCGAGTTCTCGTCTCCTTTTAGATTCCAGCAGGTCAATTGTGGATCAACTTTctcatcgatatttattatcttatatttttcatcttttacttgttaaaatatttttgccaGCGCAGATTGATTTCTTGTACAATTATACTAAATAATTTGGATAATCAGTTACTGTTAGAcgattacaatttttcaattaatttatatacataatatacatacatatatatatatatatatatatatatatatatatatatacacacgcacatatgtatatattctataataatgatgatgacgacgatgataataaatattcgtcTTCGGACAATGCCTTTGCAATCTGACATTTATAGATGAGAAAGGATCGTAGTAAGATTCTGATTCATGCACCAAATGTCCTTCTCTATTTTTGGATCACGTAATATGAAATGAGAATAGGCAGAGAGTGCCTTTTTAGCAAACACTCTAATCTAAGAATATATGCCCGGAGAGCTTCTCgtaaagaaaatgttgaaCATCTTTTTTCTAACGCGCAAAATAAAGTTCtgttatgtatgtgtatttccCGTAGAATACTTTTCATATCTCTCTTTGCAAAATTTGCCATTGgtataaattgaatatacggaggagaagaagaaggtctGCTAAACGTGTAAATAAACTTGCCAGCGAATCTCTGGAAATGAAGAAACGAGGAGCGAGCGAGACTCTTACTctcggaaagaagaaagagaaaaagaaaaaaaagaaaaaaaaaaaaaaaagaaagaaagaaagaaaaaagaaagaaagctcAAGCTTCTCTCGgagtatatttttctaagcAAGATTATTATACCGTGTTCCAAAAATTGATCGACATTTGGTATCATCATCGGTTTCTTTGAAGATGAAATAGGATAAACACGAatgataaatcaaataatttatcatttttatagtcAAAGTTATTGGGATGAGATCATCCGATACGAGTGCACTCAAGTAATTTggaatttatctttaaatgattaaattcttcgagtaagaaataaataagaagattaTGTATAAAACTTACAGCCAATTCGTCCTCGATACGGGTAGCATTGAGAAGAGGTTTGATCTTTTGCCACAATTTCCACCATGGCCAGGTACGAAGTTGAAGATACTTTCTCAAATTTCTTTGAACAACGACAAGGGCCAAACGTTGATCTTGTAGTTTCTTGTAATCTTTACGCGCGAGGTAACCTCGAATGAAGGCTTGCATCCATGATACGATTTTGCCTAGACGTTCATCACGAAGTTCTTCCATCTGACCCAAGACTCCAGCACGGAAGAATACCTATTATTATCCAAGATTTATAAATCAGATGAAATCGATTGTCCATAATTATCGGAGTATGTTGATTATTTCACtataaatatcgtaataatttttcaattcattattatattgttaattgtAACATATCTATCATTGATCAAGATGTCCTTGGTGAAATAATCAAcaaacttttctttcgtttccgtGTGTAAATCAATCTAATCGTGCAATactcgaaaataaaatcgacaCTCGTGTTGTATACTTAAAGATTTTCACATTGATGCAAATAAACAATTAAGTATTAAACagagataaaatcgatattaaagtCAGGATACAAAAGTTCTTGTTTATAATGTCACACGACAAAACAGACTGAAGCAGTAATGTAGTAACACGTTTCGCTAGAAATAGaggatacatatatgtgtgtgtgtgtgtgtgtgtgtgtgtgtgattaGTAGAATAAGATTTGTATGATTAGAAAAGCACAATTATTGTTCTGATATTCTGTTAGGGCATTTCTCTTGCGACCCAAAGGTATCCAAGTACCTTGGTAAGACCCATACGATATTGGTCAGGCTCCAAATTGATAGCGTCGAGGATCAGCTGAGTTGCCTTTAGCGGTTCGCAAGGTTCTTTGATGGCATTGGCGCACAGAATTTTGTATCTGTGTTGTTGCGTCGTTGTTGTATAATTGCATTTATTGCGGTTTCGATAgtcaaaacaaacaaaaattatcaCAAAAAAGGTTAGACTAATTTATCTCACAGCGTCTCTTTGCTGTTTGtaaagataaatttctttttcttcttgttttcttttctcttttatttcgagTTATTAGAATCAATGAATTGGTCAACGATCGCATCATTTTCGAAAgaacattttctaaattacaaataataaaataataatcatgtgTAAGGTATATCTTTtagaaatctttaaaaaataaaaaaaaaagaaaaagaaatagaagcgTTCTCTCGAAAATTTGCattatcttttgttattaCGTATTCATAGGACAATCACGAGAGGCAGGTTGttatttgttcattaattACTTAATCCTTAACACTTGCCGAGTCTGATCGTTTCGTATGAGACAATACCGATCAACAAAGTTCACCGTAGCAGgtacattatgtatatataacttatgaaatatttaattaatttatttggcATAGCTGGGATAAAATTATCCCGTTTGTGAAAATaacttaaaatttattta from Vespa velutina chromosome 20, iVesVel2.1, whole genome shotgun sequence harbors:
- the LOC124956045 gene encoding myosin heavy chain, muscle isoform X6, whose product is MPKPKPQEGEDPDPTPYLFVSLEQKRIDQTKPYDAKKACWVPDEKEGYLLGEIKATKGDVVSVGLPGGETKDFKKDQLQQVNPPKYEKCEDMSNLTYLNDASVLHNLKQRYYAQLIYTYSGLFCVAINPYKRFPVYTQRCAKLYRGKRRNEVPPHIFAISDGAYVNMLTNSENQSMLITGESGAGKTENTKKVIAYFATVGASTKKADDTSQKKGSLEDQVVQTNPVLEAFGNAKTVRNDNSSRFGKFIRIHFGPSGKLAGADIETYLLEKARVISQQTLERSYHIFYQMMSGSVKGLKEMCFLSNDIHDYHNVSQGKTTIPNVDDGEECQLTDQAFDVLGFTQEEKDNIYKITAAVMHMGGMKFKQRGREEQAEADGTEEGERVAKLLSCDCADLYKNLLKPRIKVGNEFVTQGRNKDQVAYSVGAMSKAMFDRLFKWLVKKCNETLDTQQKRQHFIGVLDIAGFEIFDYNGFEQLCINFTNEKLQQFFNHHMFVLEQEEYKKEGIVWQFIDFGMDLLACIELIEKPMGILSILEEESMFPKATDKTFEEKLNNNHLGKSPNFLKPKPPKPGQQAAHFAIGHYAGNVPYNITGWLEKNKDPLNDSVVDQFKKSGNKLLVEIFADHPGQSGDAGGGGGGGKGGRGKKGGGFSTVSSSYREQLNNLMTTLRATQPHFVRCIIPNEMKQPGVIDSYLVMHQLTCNGVLEGIRICRKGFPNRMVYPDFKLRYKILAPAAVDKCGGDPKKAAAAILEGSGLDPDQYRLGHTKVFFRAGVLGQMEELRDERLGKIVSWMQAFIRGYLARKDYKKLQDQRLALVVVQRNLRKYLQLRTWPWWKLWQKIKPLLNATRIEDELAALEEKAKKAQEAFEKEEKLRKELEEQNAKLTTEKNALQRQLDGEKGSLSEYMEKSLKLAAQKADMESQLQDLNDRFKEEEDARNNLFQNKKKLEQEVAGLKKDIEDLELNLQKSEQDKATKDHQIRNLNDEIAHQDELINKLNKEKKNQGEINQKTGEELQAAEDKVNHLNKVKIKLEHTLDELEDSLEREKKSRADVEKAKRKVEGDLKLTQEAVADLERNKKELEQTIQRKDKELSSLTAKLEDEQSLVGKLQKQIKELQARIEELEEEIEAERGARGKAEKQRSDLARELEELGERLEEAGGATSAQIELNKKREAELSKLRRDLEEANIQHEASLASLRKKHNDAVAEMGEQIDTLNKLKARTEKEKVQYFSELNDLRATVDHLSNEKAAQEKIVKQLQHQLNETQGKLEEVNRTLNDFDAAKKKLSIENSDLLRQLEEAESQVSQLSKIKISLTTQLEDTKRLADEESRERATLLGKFRNLEHDLDNIREQVEEEAEGKADLQRQLSKANAEAQLWRTKYESEGVARAEELEEAKRKLQARLAEAEETIESLNQKVIALEKTKQRLSTEVEDLQIEVDRATAIANAAEKKQKAFDKIIGEWKLKVDDLAAELDASQKECRNYSTELFRLRGAYEESQEQLEAVRRENKNLADEVKDLLDQIGEGGRNIHEIEKARKRLEAEKDELQAALEEAEAALEQEENKVLRSQLELSQVRQEIDRRIQEKEEEFENTRKNHQRALDSMQASLEAEAKGKAEALRMKKKLEADINELEIALDHANKANAEAQKNIKRYQQQLKDVQTALEEEQRARDEARELLGISERRANALQNELEESRTLLEQADRGRRQAEQELADCHEQLNDLSAQNASISAAKRKLEAELQTLHSDLDELLNEAKNSEEKAKKAMVDAARLADELRAEQDHAQTQEKLRKALETQIKELQVRLDEAEANALKGGKKAIQKLEQRVRELENELDGEQRRHADAQKNLRKSERRIKELSFQADEDRKNHERMQDLVDKLQQKIKTYKRQIEEAEEIAALNLAKFRKAQQELEEAEERADLAEQAITKFRTKGRGGSAARGLSPAPHRPAFKPQFDGSAFPPRFDLQPDGDL